From a region of the Triticum aestivum cultivar Chinese Spring chromosome 7D, IWGSC CS RefSeq v2.1, whole genome shotgun sequence genome:
- the LOC123164590 gene encoding DNA-directed RNA polymerases II, IV and V subunit 8B isoform X2, which produces MGCCGRGHKLRPTEALEKAKAQWLQPKPSRPKPPPPARHRAALPLPATAVETEHRQKPEASSPPTVNRSEARCEQFDMLMELDVATDVYPIHTGENFTMVLTPTLNLDGTPDTGYYTEAGRKTLAGKYDYVMHGKLYKISEDSSSGHATKV; this is translated from the exons ATGGGCTGTTGTGGTCGTGGGCATAAACTAAGGCCCACTGAGGCTCTAGAAAAGGCTAAGGCCCAGTGGCTGCAGCCGAAGCCCTCGCGACCAAAGCCTCCACCGCCGGCTCGCCACCGGGCCGCCCTTCCCCTGCCGGCGACCGCCGTGGAGACCGAGCACCGCCAAAAGCCGGAGGCCAGCTCTCCGCCGACAG TTAATCGCAGCGAGGCTAGATGCGAGCAGTTCGATATGTTGATGGAATTAGATGTCGCTACTGATGTCTACCCGATTCATACTGGTGAAAATTTCACCATGGTTTTGACTCCTACACTGAATCTGGATGGAACTCCAGACACTGGCTACTATACAGAG GCTGGTAGGAAAACCCTTGCTGGCAAGTATGACTATGTCATGCATGGAAAGCTTTACAAGATTTCAGAGGACAGTTCCAGTGGTCATGCTACTAAAGT CTGA
- the LOC123164590 gene encoding DNA-directed RNA polymerases II, IV and V subunit 8B isoform X1: MGCCGRGHKLRPTEALEKAKAQWLQPKPSRPKPPPPARHRAALPLPATAVETEHRQKPEASSPPTVNRSEARCEQFDMLMELDVATDVYPIHTGENFTMVLTPTLNLDGTPDTGYYTEAGRKTLAGKYDYVMHGKLYKISEDSSSGHATKVLAILNPST, translated from the exons ATGGGCTGTTGTGGTCGTGGGCATAAACTAAGGCCCACTGAGGCTCTAGAAAAGGCTAAGGCCCAGTGGCTGCAGCCGAAGCCCTCGCGACCAAAGCCTCCACCGCCGGCTCGCCACCGGGCCGCCCTTCCCCTGCCGGCGACCGCCGTGGAGACCGAGCACCGCCAAAAGCCGGAGGCCAGCTCTCCGCCGACAG TTAATCGCAGCGAGGCTAGATGCGAGCAGTTCGATATGTTGATGGAATTAGATGTCGCTACTGATGTCTACCCGATTCATACTGGTGAAAATTTCACCATGGTTTTGACTCCTACACTGAATCTGGATGGAACTCCAGACACTGGCTACTATACAGAG GCTGGTAGGAAAACCCTTGCTGGCAAGTATGACTATGTCATGCATGGAAAGCTTTACAAGATTTCAGAGGACAGTTCCAGTGGTCATGCTACTAAAGT ATTGGCAATCCTTAATCCCAGCACCTAA
- the LOC123164592 gene encoding uncharacterized protein, whose translation MRRRRWARAAALCLAIAVLLQLAAVHCAGASTRTPAFSTRARGRAAQRWPSMPVHHAVPKPGPRAGARAVAFDATATATAAAAGCKSKSKTSAAWKRKPTAGGRDDAACDEDDKRRIPTGPNPLHNR comes from the coding sequence atgaggaggcggcgctgggcgCGCGCCGCCGCCCTATGCCTCGCCATCGCCGTCCTGCTGCagctcgccgccgtccactgcgCGGGCGCCTCGACCAGGACGCCGGCCTTCTCcacgcgcgcgcgcggccgcgctgCGCAGAGGTGGCCCTCGATGCCCGTGCACCACGCTGTGCCAAAGCCCGGTCCAAGAGCCGGAGCCCGCGCGGTCGCGTTcgacgccaccgccaccgccaccgccgcggccgctgggtgcaagagcaagagcaagaccaGCGCGGCGTGGAAGCGGAAGCCGACCGCCGGCGGCCGCGACGACGCCGCGTGCGACGAGGACGACAAGCGGCGCATCCCGACGGGCCCGAACCCGCTGCACAACAGGTGA